From the Dama dama isolate Ldn47 chromosome 30, ASM3311817v1, whole genome shotgun sequence genome, the window ATTGATTCCTGCAGAGACATGTCagtaaatgactttttttttttcctatcactcTTAAGAAGGAGTTGCACTTATCTCAGCACCAGGATCCCTGAACCCAGTTCTGAAACTGAGCCACCTTTGATGAGATAATTAATTTCCAGGGGTTTTAATTTAGTGGAGCATTTGGCAATGAGTCTAATTACAAGTACCAGCAACCGATACAGAAGTacagcagggagcctgggttgaTTTTTGTCGGGTACTCTGAGATTCTGAAAAGGGAAACAGcttcattttgtttagttttttataattttatttttttattgcagtatagttggtttacagtgttgtccCAATCTCTACTGTTATAAAGGGACTGTTATACACATATaggtattttgaaaatatattttttccattatggtttatcatgagATACTGAATCtagaaggactgggagtttgggattagcagaagtAAACTATTGTGCATATAATGGATAGACAACAAGATTGTActgtactttgtttttttttaagctttattttttttttcatttatttttattagttggaggctaattactttacaatattgtagtgtagtgatttttgtcatacattgacatgaatcagccatggatttacatgtgttccctatcccgatcccccctcctgcctccctccccatcccacccctcaagaTCGTACTGTActttggattttttaaagtttgctttttaaaattcagatgagGCATTCATCTGAAGAAGGATACAACCCCCTTTCAGCTTAGTGAGACTAGATTTCTTGTAAGCCAGTATCTTCAATGGGATTAGGACAGTGTGCTCCTTATCTTAGAACTGGGTATTTCAGTGAAGCATCTGGTTATTCTGCCTTTGGGTCTTGAGGAAAACAAGAGGTCCTGATCTCTTTACCCAGCTTCTTAATTCCTAGATGCACCTTACTGGAAGACTGAAAACCGATTCAACCCATGCCTTTTAAAAGGCACATGCTTCCATGCACTTTCGCCAGGAGAGGGACCCATTTAACCACAGTCCAAGTCTTTCACACAGTCCCTGCCAGGCCTGGCTCTTGACAGTCTTCAGCATTATTGTTGCCATTCACGATCAGAAAAACTGCTCAGCATCCTGAAAATGAAGAATAGTCCATGACTCTATCTACCGAACGTCAAAAGACccagataaaatattttagaaggcaGGCAATCATACACATTACCTCCACAATACTAAACATCTGGCCACTTAATGTTTGAAAACATCTAGCTATGATGCTTAAATGCTTGATTGCATTTTCCCCACTTTTCCTCCAGCTGTTTGGCAGCAAGGAGAAAATCTATAAGAAATGTGTTATATTGTCAGTGATTCATTATTAGTGTTAGCTTCACTTCCTAGTAAACAACCACCTTAttaaaacactgcttcatgaatGAAGGACAGCTGGAGTTTTGAGAAAGAGACATTTTCTGAGGCAAAAATCAGTTCTGTGCCCATAGAGTGACATGCTGAATAACAGAAACTGTATGATCGGTGCCCCTAGGGATGTGTCATCCAGAAGCCGTTTACAGCCTTGAGCTCCATGGCACTCTCACATTCCATTCTGTTGACTCTGTTAGATGAAAATCTGTCTCAATATTAAAACGCGTCATGGCAGAAATTTGCTTTATGTTGCTTGTTTTCCCATTTGCCAGAATATTGCcaatattgtagttttgatctctACTGGGGGCAAACGTGGATCAAAGTAAGCAGTGGGACCAAGGGGACCACCGCCACCCCAGGAAGACCAAAATGTGAATAAAGCGGTAAATTGGTCCCCTTGCTCAGTTTGGTTTTAAAAGGGGTGAAGGGGGAGGATTTGGGTGGACCCCCTACTGTGCTCGCTTTTGTTCCTGAAACAAAAGCACCAGACAGACTAGAGTTCCGCCCCCCACCACCAAATACCAGGAAACCAGATCAGTAAAACAGGATTTGAATTCCAATCATCTTAATAAAAGATTTTCTGCTCCGGGGAAAGAGAACGCGCGCGAGCTCGGGCGTCCTCGCCCCAGCCTTTCCCGGAGCCATGAATCCTAACTGTGCTCGGTGCTGCAAGATCGTGTACCCCACGGAGAAGGTGAACTATCTGGATAAGTTCTGGCATAAAGCATGCTTCCACTGCGAGACCTGCAAGATGACCTTCAACATGAAGAACTACAAGGGCTACGAGAAGAAGCCCTACTGCAACGCACACTACCCCAAGCAGTCCTTCACCATGGTGGCTGACACCCCGGAAAACCTCCGCCTCAAGCAACAGAGTGAGCTGCAGAGTCAGGTACGCTACAAGGAGGAGTTTGAGAAGAACAAGGGCAAAGGCTTCAGCGTGGTGGCAGACACACCCGAGCTCCAGAGAATCAagaaaacccaggaccagatcaGTAACATAAAATACCACGAGGAGTTTGAGAAGAGTCGCATGGGACCCAGTGGGGGGTGAGGGTCTGGAGGCTGAGCGCCGAGATCCCCAGGAGAGCAGCTACCGGCGgccccaggagcagcagcagcctcaccaCATCCCCACCAGCGCCCCAGTGTACCAGCAGCCCCAGCAGCAGCCGGCAGCCCAGTCCTACGGTGGCTACAAGGAGCCTGCAGCCCCGGTGTCCATACAGCGCAGCGCCCCAGGCGGGGGCGGGAAGCGGTACCGTGCTGTGTACGACTACAGTGCTGCCGATGAGGACGAAGTCTCCTTCCAAGATGGGGACACCATCGTCAATGTGCAGCAGATCGACGACGGCTGGATGTACGGGACCGTGGAGCGCACCGGTGACACGGGGATGCTGCCAGCCAACTACGTGGAGGCCATCTGAGCCCGCCGGGCACCGCCCGCCCCATCCGTCTTCAGTGCATTCCACAGCATCGCGTCTGTCCTGGGCGTGACCTGTCCACCCTTCGGTGTCTCTGTTTCTTAAATTCTGCAACGGCTTGTTTATCCTCCCCCTCTTCCAGCTT encodes:
- the LOC133049117 gene encoding LOW QUALITY PROTEIN: LIM and SH3 domain protein 1-like (The sequence of the model RefSeq protein was modified relative to this genomic sequence to represent the inferred CDS: deleted 1 base in 1 codon), with the translated sequence MNPNCARCCKIVYPTEKVNYLDKFWHKACFHCETCKMTFNMKNYKGYEKKPYCNAHYPKQSFTMVADTPENLRLKQQSELQSQVRYKEEFEKNKGKGFSVVADTPELQRIKKTQDQISNIKYHEEFEKSRMGPSGGEGLEAERRDPQESSYRRPQEQQQPHHIPTSAPVYQQPQQQPAAQSYGGYKEPAAPVSIQRSAPGGGGKRYRAVYDYSAADEDEVSFQDGDTIVNVQQIDDGWMYGTVERTGDTGMLPANYVEAI